Proteins encoded in a region of the Populus nigra chromosome 3, ddPopNigr1.1, whole genome shotgun sequence genome:
- the LOC133689371 gene encoding uncharacterized protein LOC133689371 isoform X1, producing MSADLNVNQIEEKISVLDQPEESARVDCNGNGKVNDHHGPDPVCAEDSVADQVGELKADRVESESITGFRDDDDPIQKEEDLQAVEKGREEKLAEIPEDHDVEGNKKELINHAELSNAVAEAQESQDTSVHVAESELNQSNNDEVMVEEESKLNSTIDIKEHEDSQAVAINGVHNDLDLDQQRDLAEAQESQDTSVHVAESELNRSNNDEEMVEEESKLNSTIDIKEHEDSQAVAINSVHNDLDLDQQRDLTEAQESQDTSVHVAESELNQSNNDEEMVEEESKLNSTIDIKEHEDSQAVAINGVHNDLDLDQQRDLAEAQELQDTSVHVAESELNQSNNDEEMVEEESKLNSTIDIKEHEDSQAVAINSVHNDLDLDQQRDLAEAQESQDTSVHVAESELNRSTNDEEMVEEESKLNSTVDIKEHEDSQAVAINGVRNDLDLDQQRDLAELITTEDVAESEPSQSRNDDEKVEESKLGSEDSQAVVSNAAHNILASDQEKELKELMNNDDVTEFKPKQSSNDVEKVEEESKLDSAIHVEEIEDSQDLVINGVCNSLDLNQEKELPEFIKDLPLEDSVEESGDPLKQNLETAPCPVMADEKLEAESAEGPTSDENRDGLPAGHAQDTAAETQVVDDLVDAKQNISKSSSENVELVATSDAETGQSFPISSDNGTTGDETSHILMDAVQSEVPDANGLDIHEKGGLLTSQESASQTVLVNDFVHTPEQNHTLEISTEVSSPAVLEEAPVESSESFPVSPINDIGAEPIVRIEDSCPVEDSKLCDIVRTETKVDNIGESADSHPVDDSKVEAEVENVLVAPSGHANDVKLDIGASSHSVESDEKVSILSIGNVDVESEVTEAVNEGDSNRTSVSIDNPDGETFKCDSTGNESYMPKIEVQADSEVENISTAAREEVPNRDGLVSQLEGEVSKNETPKPTSEDSAVVTSDEQYVVAELGKGPFYIIKVPRFDERNLREKVEDAKFQVEEKSKIRDAIQAQIQIIKAKRKEYEDSFLDARSEEKAARDLLKAKRKEIDSVQYIINRTRNALEIEEIDGRIRSMEHKIQHETLPLKEEKQFIRDIKQLKQIREQFSSNMGSQDEVQQAMDQKDQSEERLKSLRKEADVLRDSLLKAEAVTEDAKKKYNDEHEKINQLLFQHRAANDIRQEAFVHLQSLRKQLYEKSKFFYKYKDDLTAATNLALKGDKEELQRHCANQVERVMELWNNNDEFRKEYMSSNMRNTLRRLRTLDGRALGPDEQPPIIPNVVSQRVTKHNVAPSAPALEVEKPVTPVETQRIDEKSTAKLGDKKNQTVKTKRQAKPASLENGLPTVSGRDQIEESRQEENKLTKEEESRQENKLTKEEVELARKIEELRKEKEAAMLKEQRRLEEKAKAKEAMERKKRNAEKAQARASLRAQREAEQKEKEKEKKAKKKEKRKAAAEDTKDIDEVESAPSSETPTETNESERTEKPVTVAKRPQKQTKAKSMPLPLRNKGKRKMQTWMWALITLLAVLALFFMGNSSFFNLGLQQRFGI from the exons ATGTCGGCGGATTTGAATGTGAATCAAATAGAGGAGAAGATATCTGTATTGGATCAGCCTGAAGAATCCGCTCGCGTTGATTGTAATGGGAATGGCAAGGTTAATGATCATCATGGCCCTGATCCTGTCTGTGCCGAAGACTCTGTAGCTGATCAGGTTGGAGAATTGAAGGCTGATCGTGTCGAATCCGAGTCCATTACTGGGTTCCGTGACGACGACGATCCGATCCAGAAAGAAGAAGATCTTCAG gCTGTTGAGAAGGGGAGGGAGGAAAAGTTGGCGGAGATACCAGAAGATCATGATGTAGAAGGGAACAAAAAGGAGTTAATTAATCATGCTGAACTCTCAAATGCAG TGGCAGAAGCTCAGGAATCGCAAGACACAAGTGTGCATGTTGCTGAATCTGAGCTAAATCAGTCAAATAATGATGAGGTGATGGTTGAGGAGGAAAGCAAATTGAATTCGACAATTGACATAAAAGAACATGAAGATTCGCAGGCTGTAGCTATCAATGGTGTTCATAATGATTTGGATTTGGATCAGCAGAGGGACCTGGCAGAAGCTCAGGAATCGCAAGACACTAGTGTGCATGTTGCCGAATCTGAGCTAAATCGGTCAAATAATGATGAGGAGATGGTTGAGGAGGAAAGCAAATTGAATTCGACCATTGACATAAAAGAGCATGAAGATTCTCAGGCTGTAGCTATCAATAGTGTTCATAATGATTTGGATTTGGATCAGCAGAGGGACCTGACAGAAGCTCAGGAATCGCAAGACACTAGTGTGCATGTTGCCGAATCTGAGCTAAATCAGTCAAATAATGATGAGGAGATGGTTGAGGAGGAAAGCAAATTGAATTCGACAATTGACATAAAAGAACATGAAGATTCTCAGGCTGTAGCTATCAATGGTGTTCATAATGATTTGGATTTGGATCAGCAGAGGGACCTGGCAGAAGCTCAGGAATTGCAAGACACTAGTGTGCATGTTGCCGAATCTGAGCTAAATCAGTCAAATAATGATGAGGAGATGGTTGAGGAGGAAAGCAAATTGAATTCGACCATTGACATAAAAGAGCATGAAGATTCTCAGGCTGTAGCTATCAATAGTGTTCATAATGATTTGGATTTGGATCAGCAGAGGGACCTGGCAGAAGCTCAGGAATCGCAAGACACTAGTGTGCATGTTGCTGAATCTGAGCTAAATCGGTCAACTAATGATGAGGAGATGGTTGAGGAGGAAAGCAAATTGAATTCGACCGTTGACATAAAAGAACATGAAGATTCTCAGGCTGTAGCTATCAATGGTGTTCGTAATGATTTGGATTTGGATCAGCAGAGGGACCTGGCAGAATTGATCACCACTGAAGATGTTGCTGAATCTGAGCCCAGTCAGTCTAGGAATGATGACGAGAAGGTTGAGGAAAGCAAATTGGGTTCTGAAGATTCTCAGGCTGTAGTTAGCAATGCTGCTCATAATATTCTAGCCTCAGATCAAGAGAAGGAACTGAAGGAATTGATGAATAATGATGATGTTACTGAATTCAAGCCAAAACAATCTAGCAATGATGTGGAGAAGGTAGAGGAGGAAAGCAAATTGGACTCGGCCATCCATGTAGAAGAAATTGAAGATTCTCAGGATTTAGTTATCAATGGTGTCTGTAATAGTTTGGATTTGAACCAGGAGAAGGAACTGCCAGAATTCATCAAGGATCTTCCTCTGGAAGATTCTGTGGAGGAGTCTGGGGATCCCCTCAAGCAGAATCTGGAAACAGCTCCATGTCCAGTCATGGCTGATGAAAAATTGGAAGCAGAATCTGCTGAAGGCCCTACATCTGATGAAAATAGAGATGGCTTGCCTGCTGGTCATGCTCAAGATACTGCTGCAGAAACTCAGGTTGTTGATGACCTGGTTGATGCCAAACAAAATATATCTAAGAGCTCTTCTGAAAATGTTGAACTTGTAGCAACTTCTGATGCTGAAACTGGTCAGAGTTTTCCAATTTCTAGTGATAATGGTACAACAGGAGATGAAACAAGTCACATCCTTATGGATGCTGTGCAATCAGAAGTGCCAGATGCTAATGGCCTTGATATTCATGAAAAAGGAGGTTTGCTTACTAGCCAGGAAAGTGCTTCACAAACTGTTCTTGTTAATGACTTTGTTCATACACCCGAGCAAAACCATACCTTAGAAATCAGCACAGAAGTGTCCTCCCCTGCCGTTCTCGAGGAAGCACCTGTTGAAAGTAGTGAAAGTTTCCCAGTTTCTCCTATCAATGATATTGGAGCAGAACCAATTGTCAGAATTGAGGATTCTTGTCCAGTAGAAGATTCCAAGTTATGTGATATTGTAAGAACAGAGACCAAGGTTGATAACATAGGTGAAAGTGCTGATTCTCATCCTGTTGATGATTCAAAAGTAGAGGCTGAAGTTGAGAATGTCCTTGTTGCACCAAGTGGCCATGCTAATGATGTGAAGCTAGATATTGGGGCTAGTTCCCATTCCGTTGAATCTGATGAGAAAGTATCTATTTTGTCAATCGGTAATGTGGATGTAGAATCTGAAGTCACAGAAGCAGTGAACGAAGGTGATAGCAACAGAACTTCTGTTTCCATTGACAATCCAGATGGAGAAACCTTTAAATGTGATTCAACTGGGAATGAAAGCTACATGCCCAAAATTGAAGTTCAAGCAGACTCAgaagttgaaaatatatcaactGCAGCAAGGGAAGAAGTGCCCAACAGAGATGGCCTTGTGTCTCAGCTTGAGGGTGAGGTTAGTAAGAATGAAACTCCCAAACCTACTTCGGAAGACTCTGCGGTTGTTACCTCTGATGAGCAATATGTTGTTGCTGAGCTGGGGAAAGGGCCATTCTACATAATTAAGGTTCCAAGATTTGATGAAAGAAATTTAAGAGAGAAGGTTGAAGATGCTAAATTTCAAGTTGAGGAGAAGAGTAAAATCCGGGATGCTATTCAAGCTCAAATCCAAATAATAaag GCCAAGCGTAAAGAGTATGAAGATAGCTTTTTAGATGCCAGATCAGAAGAGAAAGCTGCACGTGACTTGCTTAAGGCCAAGCGGAAGGAAATAGATTCtgttcaatatataattaacagaaCGAGGAATGCCCTTGAAATTGAGGAAATTGATGGCAGG ATACGCTCTATGGAACACAAGATACAACATGAAACCCTGCCTTTGAAGGAAGAAAAGCAGTTCATTCGTGATATCAAGCAGTTGAAGCAAATTCGAGAGCAGTTCTCTTCTAATATGGGCAGCCAGGATGAAGTTCAGCAGGCTATGGATCAGAAAGATCAAAGTGAAGAGCGCTTAAAG TCTTTGAGGAAAGAAGCAGATGTATTGAGAGACAGCCTTCTCAAAGCTGAAGCAGTCACTGAAGATGCTAAGAAGAAATATAATGATGAACATGAGAAGATAAATCAATTGCTATTTCAGCATAGAGCTGCTAATGATATACGACAAGAAGCATTTGTGCATTTGCAGAGTTTGAGGAAACAATTATATGAAAAG agtaaatttttttacaagtaCAAAGATGATTTAACAGCAGCAACTAATTTGGCATTGAAGGGAGATAAAGAGGAACTTCAACGTCATTGTGCTAACCAA GTGGAGAGAGTTATGGAATTATGGAATAACAATGACGAGTTCCGGAAAGAGTACATGAGTTCCAACATGAGGAATACATTAAGGAGACTGCGGACATTGGATGGTCGTGCACTGGGCCCTGATGAACAGCCACCCATTATTCCAAATGTTGTTAGTCAAAGAGTGACCAAACACAATGTTGCACCATCAGCTCCTGCTCTTGAAGTAGAAAAGCCAGTTACACCTGTGGAGACCCAAAGGATAGATGAAAAATCCACAGCAAAGCTTGGGGACAAAAAGAATCAGACTGTTAAAACTAAAAGGCAGGCAAAACCTGCTTCCTTGGAGAATGGTTTGCCAACTGTTTCTGGAAGAGATCAGATTGAAGaatcaagacaagaggagaatAAGCTTACGAAGGAGGAAGAATCAAGGCAAGAGAATAAGCTTACAAAGGAGGAAGTTGAGTTAGCCAGGAAGATAGAGGAATTGAGGAAGGAAAAGGAAGCAGCCATGTTAAAGGAGCAACGGAGATTGGAGGAGAAGGCCAAAGCAAAAGAGGCAATGGAGAGGAAAAAACGAAATGCAGAAAAGGCCCAGGCCAGGGCTTCGCTAAGAGCACAAAGGGAAGCTGAGCAGAAAGAGAAG gaaaaggagaagaaggcaaagaagaaggaaaaaaggaagGCAGCCGCAGAGGATACTAAAGATATCGATGAGGTTGAGTCTGCTCCTAGTTCTGAAACTCCAACTGAAACCAATGAGTCTGAAAGAACCGAGAAGCCTGTGACTGTGGCAAAGAGGCCTCAAAAGCAAACAAAGGCAAAATCTATGCCTCTGCCTCTTCGCAACAAGGGTAAGAGAAAGATGCAAACATGGATGTGGGCCCTTATCACACTGCTGGCTGTTCTTGCCTTGTTTTTTATGGGGAACAGCAGCTTCTTCAATCTTGGGCTGCAACAAAGGTTTGGCatctaa
- the LOC133689371 gene encoding uncharacterized protein LOC133689371 isoform X2 encodes MSADLNVNQIEEKISVLDQPEESARVDCNGNGKVNDHHGPDPVCAEDSVADQVGELKADRVESESITGFRDDDDPIQKEEDLQAVEKGREEKLAEIPEDHDVEGNKKELINHAELSNAEAQESQDTSVHVAESELNQSNNDEVMVEEESKLNSTIDIKEHEDSQAVAINGVHNDLDLDQQRDLAEAQESQDTSVHVAESELNRSNNDEEMVEEESKLNSTIDIKEHEDSQAVAINSVHNDLDLDQQRDLTEAQESQDTSVHVAESELNQSNNDEEMVEEESKLNSTIDIKEHEDSQAVAINGVHNDLDLDQQRDLAEAQELQDTSVHVAESELNQSNNDEEMVEEESKLNSTIDIKEHEDSQAVAINSVHNDLDLDQQRDLAEAQESQDTSVHVAESELNRSTNDEEMVEEESKLNSTVDIKEHEDSQAVAINGVRNDLDLDQQRDLAELITTEDVAESEPSQSRNDDEKVEESKLGSEDSQAVVSNAAHNILASDQEKELKELMNNDDVTEFKPKQSSNDVEKVEEESKLDSAIHVEEIEDSQDLVINGVCNSLDLNQEKELPEFIKDLPLEDSVEESGDPLKQNLETAPCPVMADEKLEAESAEGPTSDENRDGLPAGHAQDTAAETQVVDDLVDAKQNISKSSSENVELVATSDAETGQSFPISSDNGTTGDETSHILMDAVQSEVPDANGLDIHEKGGLLTSQESASQTVLVNDFVHTPEQNHTLEISTEVSSPAVLEEAPVESSESFPVSPINDIGAEPIVRIEDSCPVEDSKLCDIVRTETKVDNIGESADSHPVDDSKVEAEVENVLVAPSGHANDVKLDIGASSHSVESDEKVSILSIGNVDVESEVTEAVNEGDSNRTSVSIDNPDGETFKCDSTGNESYMPKIEVQADSEVENISTAAREEVPNRDGLVSQLEGEVSKNETPKPTSEDSAVVTSDEQYVVAELGKGPFYIIKVPRFDERNLREKVEDAKFQVEEKSKIRDAIQAQIQIIKAKRKEYEDSFLDARSEEKAARDLLKAKRKEIDSVQYIINRTRNALEIEEIDGRIRSMEHKIQHETLPLKEEKQFIRDIKQLKQIREQFSSNMGSQDEVQQAMDQKDQSEERLKSLRKEADVLRDSLLKAEAVTEDAKKKYNDEHEKINQLLFQHRAANDIRQEAFVHLQSLRKQLYEKSKFFYKYKDDLTAATNLALKGDKEELQRHCANQVERVMELWNNNDEFRKEYMSSNMRNTLRRLRTLDGRALGPDEQPPIIPNVVSQRVTKHNVAPSAPALEVEKPVTPVETQRIDEKSTAKLGDKKNQTVKTKRQAKPASLENGLPTVSGRDQIEESRQEENKLTKEEESRQENKLTKEEVELARKIEELRKEKEAAMLKEQRRLEEKAKAKEAMERKKRNAEKAQARASLRAQREAEQKEKEKEKKAKKKEKRKAAAEDTKDIDEVESAPSSETPTETNESERTEKPVTVAKRPQKQTKAKSMPLPLRNKGKRKMQTWMWALITLLAVLALFFMGNSSFFNLGLQQRFGI; translated from the exons ATGTCGGCGGATTTGAATGTGAATCAAATAGAGGAGAAGATATCTGTATTGGATCAGCCTGAAGAATCCGCTCGCGTTGATTGTAATGGGAATGGCAAGGTTAATGATCATCATGGCCCTGATCCTGTCTGTGCCGAAGACTCTGTAGCTGATCAGGTTGGAGAATTGAAGGCTGATCGTGTCGAATCCGAGTCCATTACTGGGTTCCGTGACGACGACGATCCGATCCAGAAAGAAGAAGATCTTCAG gCTGTTGAGAAGGGGAGGGAGGAAAAGTTGGCGGAGATACCAGAAGATCATGATGTAGAAGGGAACAAAAAGGAGTTAATTAATCATGCTGAACTCTCAAATGCAG AAGCTCAGGAATCGCAAGACACAAGTGTGCATGTTGCTGAATCTGAGCTAAATCAGTCAAATAATGATGAGGTGATGGTTGAGGAGGAAAGCAAATTGAATTCGACAATTGACATAAAAGAACATGAAGATTCGCAGGCTGTAGCTATCAATGGTGTTCATAATGATTTGGATTTGGATCAGCAGAGGGACCTGGCAGAAGCTCAGGAATCGCAAGACACTAGTGTGCATGTTGCCGAATCTGAGCTAAATCGGTCAAATAATGATGAGGAGATGGTTGAGGAGGAAAGCAAATTGAATTCGACCATTGACATAAAAGAGCATGAAGATTCTCAGGCTGTAGCTATCAATAGTGTTCATAATGATTTGGATTTGGATCAGCAGAGGGACCTGACAGAAGCTCAGGAATCGCAAGACACTAGTGTGCATGTTGCCGAATCTGAGCTAAATCAGTCAAATAATGATGAGGAGATGGTTGAGGAGGAAAGCAAATTGAATTCGACAATTGACATAAAAGAACATGAAGATTCTCAGGCTGTAGCTATCAATGGTGTTCATAATGATTTGGATTTGGATCAGCAGAGGGACCTGGCAGAAGCTCAGGAATTGCAAGACACTAGTGTGCATGTTGCCGAATCTGAGCTAAATCAGTCAAATAATGATGAGGAGATGGTTGAGGAGGAAAGCAAATTGAATTCGACCATTGACATAAAAGAGCATGAAGATTCTCAGGCTGTAGCTATCAATAGTGTTCATAATGATTTGGATTTGGATCAGCAGAGGGACCTGGCAGAAGCTCAGGAATCGCAAGACACTAGTGTGCATGTTGCTGAATCTGAGCTAAATCGGTCAACTAATGATGAGGAGATGGTTGAGGAGGAAAGCAAATTGAATTCGACCGTTGACATAAAAGAACATGAAGATTCTCAGGCTGTAGCTATCAATGGTGTTCGTAATGATTTGGATTTGGATCAGCAGAGGGACCTGGCAGAATTGATCACCACTGAAGATGTTGCTGAATCTGAGCCCAGTCAGTCTAGGAATGATGACGAGAAGGTTGAGGAAAGCAAATTGGGTTCTGAAGATTCTCAGGCTGTAGTTAGCAATGCTGCTCATAATATTCTAGCCTCAGATCAAGAGAAGGAACTGAAGGAATTGATGAATAATGATGATGTTACTGAATTCAAGCCAAAACAATCTAGCAATGATGTGGAGAAGGTAGAGGAGGAAAGCAAATTGGACTCGGCCATCCATGTAGAAGAAATTGAAGATTCTCAGGATTTAGTTATCAATGGTGTCTGTAATAGTTTGGATTTGAACCAGGAGAAGGAACTGCCAGAATTCATCAAGGATCTTCCTCTGGAAGATTCTGTGGAGGAGTCTGGGGATCCCCTCAAGCAGAATCTGGAAACAGCTCCATGTCCAGTCATGGCTGATGAAAAATTGGAAGCAGAATCTGCTGAAGGCCCTACATCTGATGAAAATAGAGATGGCTTGCCTGCTGGTCATGCTCAAGATACTGCTGCAGAAACTCAGGTTGTTGATGACCTGGTTGATGCCAAACAAAATATATCTAAGAGCTCTTCTGAAAATGTTGAACTTGTAGCAACTTCTGATGCTGAAACTGGTCAGAGTTTTCCAATTTCTAGTGATAATGGTACAACAGGAGATGAAACAAGTCACATCCTTATGGATGCTGTGCAATCAGAAGTGCCAGATGCTAATGGCCTTGATATTCATGAAAAAGGAGGTTTGCTTACTAGCCAGGAAAGTGCTTCACAAACTGTTCTTGTTAATGACTTTGTTCATACACCCGAGCAAAACCATACCTTAGAAATCAGCACAGAAGTGTCCTCCCCTGCCGTTCTCGAGGAAGCACCTGTTGAAAGTAGTGAAAGTTTCCCAGTTTCTCCTATCAATGATATTGGAGCAGAACCAATTGTCAGAATTGAGGATTCTTGTCCAGTAGAAGATTCCAAGTTATGTGATATTGTAAGAACAGAGACCAAGGTTGATAACATAGGTGAAAGTGCTGATTCTCATCCTGTTGATGATTCAAAAGTAGAGGCTGAAGTTGAGAATGTCCTTGTTGCACCAAGTGGCCATGCTAATGATGTGAAGCTAGATATTGGGGCTAGTTCCCATTCCGTTGAATCTGATGAGAAAGTATCTATTTTGTCAATCGGTAATGTGGATGTAGAATCTGAAGTCACAGAAGCAGTGAACGAAGGTGATAGCAACAGAACTTCTGTTTCCATTGACAATCCAGATGGAGAAACCTTTAAATGTGATTCAACTGGGAATGAAAGCTACATGCCCAAAATTGAAGTTCAAGCAGACTCAgaagttgaaaatatatcaactGCAGCAAGGGAAGAAGTGCCCAACAGAGATGGCCTTGTGTCTCAGCTTGAGGGTGAGGTTAGTAAGAATGAAACTCCCAAACCTACTTCGGAAGACTCTGCGGTTGTTACCTCTGATGAGCAATATGTTGTTGCTGAGCTGGGGAAAGGGCCATTCTACATAATTAAGGTTCCAAGATTTGATGAAAGAAATTTAAGAGAGAAGGTTGAAGATGCTAAATTTCAAGTTGAGGAGAAGAGTAAAATCCGGGATGCTATTCAAGCTCAAATCCAAATAATAaag GCCAAGCGTAAAGAGTATGAAGATAGCTTTTTAGATGCCAGATCAGAAGAGAAAGCTGCACGTGACTTGCTTAAGGCCAAGCGGAAGGAAATAGATTCtgttcaatatataattaacagaaCGAGGAATGCCCTTGAAATTGAGGAAATTGATGGCAGG ATACGCTCTATGGAACACAAGATACAACATGAAACCCTGCCTTTGAAGGAAGAAAAGCAGTTCATTCGTGATATCAAGCAGTTGAAGCAAATTCGAGAGCAGTTCTCTTCTAATATGGGCAGCCAGGATGAAGTTCAGCAGGCTATGGATCAGAAAGATCAAAGTGAAGAGCGCTTAAAG TCTTTGAGGAAAGAAGCAGATGTATTGAGAGACAGCCTTCTCAAAGCTGAAGCAGTCACTGAAGATGCTAAGAAGAAATATAATGATGAACATGAGAAGATAAATCAATTGCTATTTCAGCATAGAGCTGCTAATGATATACGACAAGAAGCATTTGTGCATTTGCAGAGTTTGAGGAAACAATTATATGAAAAG agtaaatttttttacaagtaCAAAGATGATTTAACAGCAGCAACTAATTTGGCATTGAAGGGAGATAAAGAGGAACTTCAACGTCATTGTGCTAACCAA GTGGAGAGAGTTATGGAATTATGGAATAACAATGACGAGTTCCGGAAAGAGTACATGAGTTCCAACATGAGGAATACATTAAGGAGACTGCGGACATTGGATGGTCGTGCACTGGGCCCTGATGAACAGCCACCCATTATTCCAAATGTTGTTAGTCAAAGAGTGACCAAACACAATGTTGCACCATCAGCTCCTGCTCTTGAAGTAGAAAAGCCAGTTACACCTGTGGAGACCCAAAGGATAGATGAAAAATCCACAGCAAAGCTTGGGGACAAAAAGAATCAGACTGTTAAAACTAAAAGGCAGGCAAAACCTGCTTCCTTGGAGAATGGTTTGCCAACTGTTTCTGGAAGAGATCAGATTGAAGaatcaagacaagaggagaatAAGCTTACGAAGGAGGAAGAATCAAGGCAAGAGAATAAGCTTACAAAGGAGGAAGTTGAGTTAGCCAGGAAGATAGAGGAATTGAGGAAGGAAAAGGAAGCAGCCATGTTAAAGGAGCAACGGAGATTGGAGGAGAAGGCCAAAGCAAAAGAGGCAATGGAGAGGAAAAAACGAAATGCAGAAAAGGCCCAGGCCAGGGCTTCGCTAAGAGCACAAAGGGAAGCTGAGCAGAAAGAGAAG gaaaaggagaagaaggcaaagaagaaggaaaaaaggaagGCAGCCGCAGAGGATACTAAAGATATCGATGAGGTTGAGTCTGCTCCTAGTTCTGAAACTCCAACTGAAACCAATGAGTCTGAAAGAACCGAGAAGCCTGTGACTGTGGCAAAGAGGCCTCAAAAGCAAACAAAGGCAAAATCTATGCCTCTGCCTCTTCGCAACAAGGGTAAGAGAAAGATGCAAACATGGATGTGGGCCCTTATCACACTGCTGGCTGTTCTTGCCTTGTTTTTTATGGGGAACAGCAGCTTCTTCAATCTTGGGCTGCAACAAAGGTTTGGCatctaa
- the LOC133690251 gene encoding protein EMSY-LIKE 1-like codes for MEYEVSDSSGTDDDLPPSNQNRLVRRGRAPGSGQSAVISATYSRVQADMEAQIHHLEQEAYRAVLRAFKAQSDQLSWDKEGLITELRKELRVSDDEHREILTLVNRDDIIQRIREWREAGGQQVPRFIASQSVHDVLSSPTVSASRKKQKTSLVYPTGPPRNQHFNNHGSAYDDKEIGKEVWTRWPEDNNFYKAVITRYNPAEARHALVYDMNTENETWEWVDLNEMAPEDLRWEVEDPGISHGRPGHVMKKSMSHGGLISSSVRGRGSTKDQSKREFFRMQNGIARKLSDNIELLNTESLVKEVERVFGVSYPDPLELEKAKKMLKEHEQALVDAIARLADASDGESDGDPRFLHGQAMEEQE; via the exons ATGGAATATGAAGTTTCAGACAGTAGTG GTACTGATGATGATCTCCCGCCCTCAAATCAAAATAGACTTGTAAGACGAGGAAGAGCTCCAGGAAGTGGGCAATCTGCTGTGATTTCTGCAACATATTCTAGAGTGCAAGCTGACATGGAGGCCCAAATTCATCATCTCGAACAAGAAGCATATAGGGCTGTACTTCGTGCTTTTAAGGCTCAGTCTGATCAACTTTCTTGG GATAAGGAGGGTTTGATTACAGAACTTAGGAAAGAGCTCAGGGTGTCAGATGATGAACACAGAGAGATCTTAACATTGGTCAATAGAGACGATATCATTCAAAGGATAAG GGAGTGGAGAGAGGCAGGTGGCCAGCAAGTTCCCAGGTTCATTGCTTCACAGTCTGTTCATGATGTTTTGTCCAGTCCCACTGTTTCTGCATCCCGTAAAAAACAGAAGACTTCCCTGGTG TACCCCACTGGTCCTCCCAGAAATCAACATTTCAACAACCATGGTTCTGCCTATGATGATAAGGAAATTGGAAAAGAAGTGTGGACAAGATGGCCTGAGGACAACAACTTCTACAAGGCTGTCATAACTAGATATAACCCTGCTGAG GCTCGACATGCTCTGGTCTATGATATGAATACTGAAAATGAGACATGGGAATGGGTTGATCTCAATGAG ATGGCTCCTGAGGACCTTCGTTGGGAAGTTGAAGATCCTGGAATTTCTCATGGCAGGCCAGGCCATGTAATGAAAAAATCTATGAGCCATGGTGGTCTTATTTCAAGTTCTGTAAGAGGGAGGGGATCCACTAAGGATCAATCAAAAAGGGAATTTTTTCGAATGCAGAATGGTATTGCAAGGAAACTTTCTGACAATATTGAATTACTCAACACAGAGTCCCTAGTTAAGGAG GTGGAGAGGGTTTTTGGTGTCAGCTATCCTGATCCTCTTGAGCTTGAGAAGGccaaaaaaatgttaaaa GAGCATGAACAAGCACTTGTTGATGCAATTGCAAGGCTCGCAGATGCATCTGACGGAGAAAGTG ATGGAGATCCACGATTCTTGCATGGGCAAGCAATGGAGGAGCAGGAATGA